One genomic segment of Streptomyces sp. NBC_00239 includes these proteins:
- a CDS encoding prephenate dehydrogenase: protein MRTAVVIGTGLIGTSAALALAGRGITVHLTDHDPAQARTAAALGAGTDEAPEGPVDLAIVAVPPAHVATTLAEVIGRGAARAYIDVASVKGGPKRELEALGVDLSGYIGTHPMSGKERSGPLAASADLFEGRPWVLTPTRDTDTEVLNLALELVAYCRAVPVVMDADAHDRAVALVSHTPQLVSSMVAARLGDADETAVRLCGQGIRDVTRIAASDPRMWVEILSANPGPVADVLSGIAADLDETVQALRAMQSGDDARRKGGAEGIEDVLRRGNAGRVRVPGKHGAAPAAYETVAVLISDRPGELARIFADAGRAGVNIEDVRIEHATGQQAGHVQLMVEPAAVPALSAELRERGWALRPQ, encoded by the coding sequence GTGAGAACCGCCGTCGTCATCGGAACCGGACTGATCGGCACCTCCGCGGCGCTCGCCCTGGCCGGCCGGGGCATCACCGTCCACCTCACCGACCACGACCCGGCCCAGGCCCGCACCGCCGCCGCGCTCGGCGCCGGCACCGACGAGGCCCCCGAAGGCCCCGTGGACCTCGCCATCGTCGCCGTGCCCCCCGCGCACGTCGCCACCACCCTCGCCGAGGTCATCGGGCGCGGCGCGGCCCGCGCCTACATCGACGTCGCGAGCGTCAAGGGCGGCCCCAAGCGCGAGCTGGAGGCCCTCGGCGTGGACCTCTCCGGGTACATCGGCACGCACCCGATGTCCGGCAAGGAGCGCTCCGGCCCGCTCGCCGCGAGCGCCGACCTGTTCGAGGGCCGCCCCTGGGTCCTCACCCCGACCCGGGACACCGACACCGAGGTCCTCAACCTGGCCCTGGAACTGGTCGCGTACTGCCGGGCGGTGCCCGTCGTCATGGACGCCGACGCCCACGACCGCGCCGTCGCCCTCGTCTCCCACACCCCGCAGCTGGTCTCCTCGATGGTCGCGGCCCGGCTCGGCGACGCCGACGAGACCGCCGTACGGCTGTGCGGCCAGGGCATCCGGGACGTCACCCGGATCGCCGCCTCCGACCCGCGGATGTGGGTGGAGATCCTCTCGGCCAACCCCGGCCCGGTCGCCGACGTGCTCTCCGGCATCGCCGCCGACCTCGACGAGACCGTCCAGGCGCTGCGCGCCATGCAGTCCGGCGACGACGCCCGCCGCAAGGGCGGCGCCGAGGGCATCGAGGACGTCCTGCGCCGCGGCAACGCCGGCCGCGTCCGCGTGCCGGGCAAGCACGGCGCCGCCCCCGCCGCGTACGAGACCGTCGCCGTGCTGATCAGCGACCGGCCGGGCGAGCTCGCCCGGATCTTCGCCGACGCCGGCCGCGCCGGCGTGAACATCGAGGACGTGCGCATCGAACACGCGACCGGCCAGCAGGCCGGCCACGTCCAGCTGATGGTCGAGCCGGCGGCCGTCCCGGCCCTCAGCGCCGAGCTGCGCGAACGCGGCTGGGCCCTGCGCCCCCAGTAG
- a CDS encoding DUF952 domain-containing protein: MIFHIVSLADWSAAPDLPFAPPSLESEGFVHCSADRPTVLEVVDRHYRDAPGPLLAVELDERALTAEVRREGDTGGRYPHVYGPLDRAAVTRVWQVVRGADGTAESLAPWTATA; the protein is encoded by the coding sequence ATGATCTTCCACATCGTCTCCCTGGCCGACTGGTCCGCCGCGCCGGACCTGCCCTTCGCCCCGCCCTCCCTGGAGTCCGAGGGCTTCGTGCACTGCTCGGCCGACCGGCCGACCGTGCTGGAAGTCGTGGACCGCCACTACCGGGACGCCCCCGGACCACTGCTCGCCGTGGAGCTCGACGAGCGGGCCCTGACCGCCGAAGTCCGCCGTGAGGGCGACACCGGCGGCCGCTACCCGCACGTGTACGGGCCGCTCGACCGGGCGGCCGTGACCCGCGTCTGGCAGGTCGTCCGGGGAGCCGACGGGACCGCCGAGAGTCTCGCGCCCTGGACCGCGACCGCCTGA
- a CDS encoding YidB family protein, which yields MAGNDLGSLLGGLLGGGGQSGGGGAGNILGSLLGALTGGGAGGGQAGGSNPLGGLMDMLTKAGLADQAQSWVGTGANQPVSADQIKEALPADTLQQVAEQSGVSPEQAADQIAQSLPQAVDKLTPGGDLPQGSTSLEDIIRQQGL from the coding sequence ATGGCGGGAAATGACCTCGGCTCCCTTCTCGGCGGCCTCCTCGGCGGCGGCGGTCAGAGCGGTGGCGGCGGGGCCGGCAACATCCTCGGCTCGCTGCTCGGCGCCCTGACGGGCGGCGGTGCGGGCGGCGGCCAGGCCGGCGGCAGCAACCCGCTCGGCGGGCTGATGGACATGCTGACCAAGGCCGGCCTCGCCGACCAGGCCCAGTCCTGGGTCGGCACCGGCGCGAACCAGCCGGTCAGCGCCGACCAGATCAAGGAGGCGCTGCCCGCGGACACCCTCCAGCAGGTCGCCGAGCAGTCGGGCGTCAGCCCCGAACAGGCCGCCGACCAGATCGCCCAGTCGCTGCCGCAGGCCGTCGACAAGCTGACCCCGGGCGGGGACCTGCCCCAGGGGTCGACGAGCCTGGAGGACATCATCAGGCAGCAGGGCCTCTGA